One Lacipirellulaceae bacterium DNA window includes the following coding sequences:
- the trpC gene encoding indole-3-glycerol phosphate synthase TrpC → MPETILDRIVAEKRREIDRQFADTTLSELEKQAANGPPIRDFFAALAEPEGVSLIAEVKKASPSAGIIREDFDPVTIATAYAESGAACISVLTDEPFFRGKLDYLSAVRDAVDIPVLRKDFLIDTRQLLQARIAGADAVLLIAECLDDCNLRKLHNEAIDLGMTPLVEYYEPENRQRVLDAGATLIGVNNRNLHTFEVDIDHTLRQKELLPEECVLVAESGIHTHQQVQQLHAAGVDAMLVGESLMRQPDISAAVVKLLRR, encoded by the coding sequence ATGCCTGAAACGATCTTAGACCGAATTGTCGCGGAAAAACGCCGGGAAATCGACCGGCAGTTTGCTGACACCACGTTATCGGAACTGGAAAAGCAAGCTGCCAATGGACCGCCCATACGCGATTTTTTTGCGGCCTTGGCGGAGCCCGAGGGGGTCTCGCTGATTGCTGAGGTGAAGAAGGCGAGCCCTTCAGCGGGGATTATCCGAGAGGATTTCGACCCCGTGACGATCGCCACCGCCTATGCCGAGAGTGGAGCGGCTTGTATTAGCGTGCTAACCGACGAGCCCTTCTTCAGGGGCAAACTGGATTACCTCTCCGCGGTTCGCGATGCCGTGGACATTCCCGTCTTGCGGAAAGATTTTCTCATCGACACTCGTCAGCTTTTGCAGGCGAGAATTGCGGGTGCCGACGCGGTGCTATTGATTGCGGAGTGTCTCGACGACTGCAACCTGCGCAAGCTGCACAATGAGGCGATCGATTTGGGGATGACACCGTTGGTTGAGTACTACGAGCCAGAGAACCGGCAACGGGTTCTCGACGCCGGGGCGACATTGATCGGAGTGAACAATAGAAACCTTCATACCTTTGAAGTGGATATCGATCACACGCTTCGTCAAAAAGAGTTGCTGCCCGAAGAGTGTGTTCTAGTTGCGGAGAGTGGAATTCACACGCATCAGCAAGTGCAGCAACTTCATGCAGCTGGGGTGG